In Lactobacillus xylocopicola, the genomic stretch TTGATTTTGTTCATGTTGGAAAAGGCAATGCCGGGCTCCCCGTTTAACGATGAAAAAATGTCACATGACCAGGTTGCCGCTCTTTATCACAAATATGGACTAGATGGTCCTGATCCGCTGCAATTTTTGAACTACCTGAAAAATATGTTGACTGGTGATTTTGGCATATCGTATACAGTTCAAGTTAATACGCCAGTCACAACGATGATTCTGCAGCACTTTACTATTTCATTGCAAATTGGCTTACAAGCAACTTTGCTAGGCGCAATTTTAGGATTCTTCATGGGAGTTTTAGCAGCTATCAAAAAGGGCACAATCTGGGATAACCTGATGACTGGTATTTCGGTTTTAGGCATTAGTTTGCCCAACTTTGTGGTAGCGTTGATTGTTTCTTTGCTGTTTGCCTACAAGTTGATGATTTTTCCAGGGACTTACCAGCAGACCCAACCATTTATTTCAAGCATTTTGCCGACAATTGCCCTCAGTACTTTTACTATGGCAAGTATCGAGCGCTATGTGCGCAATGACATGATTACTATTATGAATTCTGATTATTATCGATTGGCAGATTCTAAGGGAATAAAGAAAAGTCAACTAATTATGCACCATGTCATTAGAAATACCTTGATCTCAGTGATTACCGTTTTAGCACCACTGATGATTGACCTGATTGCGGGGAGTATGGTAATTGAAAAAGCATTTGCAATTCCCGGATTGGGAACGCTCTATATCAGCGCAATTCAAGCCAATGACTATAATGTCGTGCTTGGTATTACCTTCTTTTATGCTGTGCTGTTCATCGGCATCATGTTAGTGGTTGATATTCTTTATGGCTTAATTGATCCGCGAATTAGATTAGATGAGGGTGAATAATTATGACAAATAAAACAAATACTGATTTTACTTTTGTCTCTAAACCTGAAATCGTTGACCATTATGCGGGTAAGTCTGCTTCTTACGGTCAGCTGGTTTGGCGGCGCTTTTTAAGGAACAAGGGAGCGGTGGTTAGTGCAATAGTGCTAATTGTCATTGCCTTGATTGCATTTTTGGCACCGTATTTAAGTCAATTCTCACCAACTACACCGTATCCGAGCCAGTCTAATTTGGCTCCCGGGACAAGTGGTCATTGGTTCGGAACCGATAACTTGGGGAGAGATATCTTCGTCAGAGTGGCAGCTGGAACTTCCGTTTCATTGCGCGTTGCCCTGGTGGCAATGGCCATTGATCTGGTGATTGGAACTAGCTATGGGCTCATCTCGGGTTATTTCGGTGGTAAAGTCGACTTGTTTATGCAGCGAATTACAGAAATTTTGAGTACCATTCCAATGATTATTATTGTTACACTATTAGTCTTAGTAATGCGGCCTGGGCTGGTAAGTATTATTACTGCGATGATGATCGTCGGGTGGATTAATATGAGCCGCATCGTTAGGGCGCAGGTGCTCGAACTAAAAACAAGAGAATTTGTTTTGTCAGCCAAAACAATGGGAGAAGCAAATAGCAAAATTATCTTCTCCCAGATTTTGCCCAATGCACTAGGACAAATTATTACTACCTTTATGCTGTCTGTTCCTAATGCCATCTTTTTAGAAGCCTTTTTGGCCTTTATTGGCCTGGGCGTCCCGGCACCACTTGCTTCCTTAGGAACAATGATTAACGATGGCTATACCCAAGCAATCGTCTATCCTTATATGGTGATTTTCCCAGTTTTATTCTTGGCGCTAATTATGTTGAGCTTCAACATTATTGCCGATGGTTTGCGCGATGCGCTTGAAGGGAGTTAGGAGATATGTCTCAAACGGTGTTAGAAATTAAGAACTTACAGGTCGCCTATCAAACTGAACATGGAGAAGTGCAAGCAGTTAGAGGAATTGACTATCAAGTCCAAAAAGGTGAAACAGTGGCTTTGGTGGGAGAATCAGGTTGTGGTAAATCAGCCAGCGTAAAACCAATTATGGGTGAAAAAGAAGCCAATCAAGTAATTAAGACTGGTGAAATTAAGTTTACCTATCAGAGTAAAACCGGCGAAAAGACAATTGATTTGTTAAAGGTCAATGCTAAAGTAATGCAAAGTCAAATTAAGGGTAAAGAAATCGCGATGGTTTTCCAAGATCCGATGACTTCGCTAGATCCAACCATGAAAATTAATAAACAGGTGGCAGAGGCGGTTAAAGCTTCCTATCCAGACCTAAACAAGCTACAAGTGAAGCAAAGAGTTTTGGAGTTGATTGCAACAGTTGGTATTCAAAATGCAGAAGTTGTGCAAGAGCAGTATCCCCATCAACTGTCGGGTGGGATGCGCCAGCGAATTGTTATTGCGATTGCTTTAGCAGGTAATCCTAGTCTGTTAATTTGTGATGAACCGACTACCGGACTCGACGTTACAATCCAAGCCAAAATTTTAAACTTGATTAAGCACATCCAAAAATCCAGAAAACTAGCAGTGATTTTCATTACGCATAACTTGGGCGTAGTAGCCAACATTGCGACCTTTGTGAATGTAATGTATGCTGGCAAAATTGTTGAAACAGGGACAAGTGAAGATATTTTCTTTGATCCTAGACATCCTTATACTTGGGGCTTGCTGACTGCTGTTCCTGACGTTAATGAACAAGTTAAGAAGCTGCCCACCATTGCCGGGACGATTCCTAACCTGACCCAGCCAATTGTAGGCGATGCCTTTGCCCCGCGGAATAATTATGCTTTAAAGATTGATTTTGAACAGCAGCCGCCAATGTTTAGAATTAACCAGCACCACTATGCCGCCACGTGGCTCCTGGATAAGCGGGCTCCGCGAGTAGAAATGCCGGCATTACTGCAAACACGAATTGCTAAAATGAAGGGAGCGGGTGAGGCTGATGGCAAATAATATTTTAGAAGTGCAGCATTTAAAACAGTACTTCCCGGCGTCCAGTAAAAAGCTGGTTAAGGCCGTTGACGATGTTTCTTTTTCGATTGCCAGTGGTGAGACCTTTGGCCTAGTAGGAGAATCTGGTAGCGGCAAAACGACAATCGGTCGATCAATAATTCGCCTGTACAAGCCCACGGCGGGAACCGTCACCTTTGAGGGCGAGCAGATAGCTGGTTCATTGAATAAAGCACAAGCGGCGAAATTACGCAAAGACATACAGATGATTTTTCAAGATCCAATGTCTGCGCTTAACCCCCGTAAAAAGGTGGGTGAAATTGTCAGACTGGGACTTGATATTCATTATCCACAGCTTGATAAAACGGAAAAACTAACTCGTGTTCGAAAGATGCTTAAAGTGGTGGGACTCGATAGCTCATTTATTAACCGTTATCCGCAAGAGTTGTCTGGCGGTCAGCGGCAAAGAGTGGGCATTGCACGAGTTGTGATTATGCACCCGCGGCTAATTATTGCCGATGAGGCGATTTCAGCATTAGATGTGTCGGTGCAAGCGCAAGTGGTCAACTTGTTGCAAAGCATTCAAAAGGAAAGTGGCAGTGCCATGCTCTTTATTGCGCATGACTTAGCAATGGTTAAACATCTCTCCAGCCACATTGGGGTAATCCATTTGGGACATATTGTGGAGACTGGTCCCACCGCTGAGCTTTTTGCTAATCCGGTTCATCCCTATACTCAAAGTTTGCTTACCGCAATTCCATCAACTAATCCTTTGGCAGAACAAAACAAGCAGTTGACTGACTATCAGGCTAATCGTCAGCAATATGAACATAAAGCAATGAAAGATCTTGGTCAGGGGCATTTGGTCTTAGCCGATGGATCTTGGCCAATTTAAACTGATTAATTTAGTTATATTAATTTATACAGTTTATATAAAATAATATTACACAAAAAGCTTAAGCAATAATGTACTGCTTAAGCTTTTTACCTGTTGTGAACAAACTATGCCAACTAGTCAGTTAAGTTTGCACTGATTTGCCGTTTGAGTAGAGTCATATCGGCGGAGTCATCAGCAGCTTTAAGGTTAAACAGCTTAACCTGAATCACATACGCTAGCATTGGGCTAATCAGAATGCGCAGAATTTGGACAGGCGTCAACTTTTGATTGATTTCGGTAAAACGATGCTGTAAGTTCTGACAATATGCCAGTACTCCTTTTTCACCAGCGACGTATTTTTTGATGAGGTTAAGCATGTTCTGGTTGGTCAATAATTCCTGGAAAAATAGGCTGAAAAAATCAAAATTAATGAGCAGAAAATGAACGCGGTCCTCAACTACAAAAGCTACTAACTTGGATAAATCTTGGTAGTCATTTAGCTGCACAAAAAAGTTTTCTTGGACTTCTTTTAGTAGTGGATTCAATAGTTTAGTCAGGAGATCATCCTTTGATTTGAAATACTTGTAGATCGTCCCTTCACTTACGCTGGCTTCATGGGCTATCTCAGCTGTTGTAGTTGCGTGAAATCCCTTTTCAGAAAATAATTTTAGCCCGGCTAGCAACACCTTTTTTTGGCCAGAAGGTATTTTTTGCTGGTTGATTTCTTCTTTGTAACTTGCTAAAACTTTTGCCATAATCACATCTCCATCATTATTGTTATACTTTACGATACCGCTTTAAGCCGAGGATATTCAAGTACAATAATATTATCAAAAAAATCAAGAGTGCTCCAATATCGTTTGTGATATTGGATAAGCCTTGGCCATACATCATAATCTTGGTTAAGGCGTCACCGGTATAAGTTAGGGGTAAAATTTTTCCGATATACTGTACCCACTGCGCCATTGAATCTAGTGGAATGAGTCCGGAAAAGAAAACTTGTGGCACTATAACTACCGGAATTAGTTGCATCATCTGAAATTCAGATCCAGCTAAGGTTGAGAGCAATAACCCAAAAGCTAGTGCAACAAGGGCTAACAGAAAACCGATTAAAATCACATTAAAGAGGCTACCAACCACTTCGACTTTTAACAACCAAATTGTTGCAAGTACAATAATCGTAGCCTGTACAATTGAGATCAGGCCGTAGCTAATTAGATAACCAAAGACAATTTCGCTTCGCCTGACAGGTGTGGCTAGTAAGCGATCGAGGGTGCCACTGGTGCGCTCTTTGAGCAGTGCCATACCAGAAATTAAAAAAACAAAAAGAAAAACGAAGAAACCGAGCAAAATTGGTACCATTTTGGCAAAGAAGCCAGTGTCTTTGTTGCCGTACCGATAATGATTATTAATTTTCACCTTAGAAGTTTGCTTGGGTTGCTTTATCTTTGAAGCAATTAGAGGATCAGCCTTTAACAATACTCTTTGGATTTGCTTAAGTTTACTCGTTAACGTTGAAAAGTTTTCTTTTGTTAGCGCTGCGCTCAGTGCTTGCTTAGTTAGGGTGGTTTTACCAGAATCGGTGTTAGCGTAAGTAACATCGTAAGTGTTATTTTGGTATGAAATAGCGGCATCAATTTTGTTGTTTTGTAAGTTAGCGTTAGCGCGCTTCTTTGAGTGGTATTTCTTAACCGTAACATGGTCAATCTTATTAAGTTTCTTATTAACAGATTGACTAACATTAATGGTGGCAATAGTTGTTTCTGTTTGCGAATTTGCCGAAAACATAACATTCATCAACCACATGACTAAGATTGGTGCAAGAAACATTAGTATCAATGACCGCTTGTCGCGGAATAATTCCAACCAAACTTTTTTGGCAATAGCTAAAGTTCTCATTATTCTTGTTCCTCACTTTCGGCTTTTAGGAAAACTTCTTCAATTGTATCAACACCATATTGCTGCTCGAGCTTTTTGGGTTCCGCAAAGGCAATGATTTTTCCGCCTAGCAAAAGAGCAACCCGGTCCGTTAATTCAGCTTCGTCCATAACGTGTGTAGTAATTAAAACACTGCGTCCTTGCTGTCGAATTAAGGCCAGTTCATGCCATATTTTGCGGCGCAGAGAAGGGTCAATTCCAACAGTCGGCTCATCGAGCACAAGCAAGTCAGGTGCGCCCAACAGGGCAATTGCTAGTGATAGTCTGCGCTTCATCCCACCAGAATAATTGCTAACCTTTTTATTTAAGTCATTAGTCAATTCGACTACATTAGCAGTATAATCAATTTCTTCGGCAAGTTTATTACCTGTGACACCTTTCATATTACCAAAAAACTCCAGATTTTCTTTAGCTGTTAGTGCTTCATACAAGGCATCAGACTGCGCCATATAACCAATTTTTACAAGTATTTTGCGAGCCGGCATGGTGGTATTAAGAACTACTGCATCACCGGAGTCAACTTTTTCCATACCCAGCATAGTTTTAATAGTTGTCGATTTACCGGCCCCCGATGGACCAATCAGCCCCACAATTTCTCTTTTTTTAACAGTTAAGCTAATATTATTTAGCACTACCTGCTTGCCATATGCCTTGTACAGTTGACGTAAATCAATGATGTTTTCCATGTTTTGCTTTCCTCCTTATTTAATTTAGCGAGTGATTACTCACTAAATTATTAAAACGATATTTTAGCCAGTTAATACTACCTTGTCAATCAAAAGGTAACTTAATTCAATTTTTTATGAACTGAGTTACTGGAACTAATAAATTGTTATTTCTTTTTTAATTTAGTAATATTGGAATGATGAAGGAGCAGAGAAATGAATTCCGATAAGACAATTGCGGCCGTTCCGCTCTATAGAAAAGTTTATCTGGATTTGAAGCGGCAAATCCAGCAGGGGCAATTAAAGCCAGAACAAAAATTACCAAGTGAACAATATTTGTGTGAGAAGTACCAGGTTAGTAGGATAACGGTGCGCCGCGCGCTCAAGTTACTGACAGAGGAAAGGTTAATTGCCACAATTCAGGGCAAGGGGTCTTATGTCAATGCCCAAAAAATGAGTGGCAAGTTGGAGCAGATTCAAGGTTTTTCAGAGTTTGCGCTTTCCCGTGCAAAAACTAACAAACAGCTTATTATTAAACGTGAAATATTACAAAATGCTGATGTTGCCAAAGTCCTGCTTTTACCTGAACAGGCGGATTTGATTTATATTAAACGCCTTTCCGAAATAGCGGGGACACCAATGGCAATCGATGAGGCTTGGCTTTCGGCGGAACGCTTTCCCGATTTATTAGTTAACATTAATACTGCTACTTCACTGTATGAGTACCTGGAAGAAAAGTACCATGAGAGCCCGGCAAGTTCATACCGGGAGATTGGAACCATCTTGCCTAATGCTAAGCAAACGCACTTGCTGAAGTTAACTACGACTGTACCTTTATTTGAAGTAAATAAGACGGTTTATAACCAGTTTGAGCAGCCGCTTGAGTTCTCTCACTATGTTGTCCGCGGTGATGAAATGACCTACACGATTGATTCGACGTCGGATAGCCACATTTACTTTAACAATAAGAAAATGTCGTAAAAGACCATAAAAAGCCAGTTTGAACAGTCCCTTCGGGACCATTCAGACTGGCTTTTCTTGTTTTGGCTAGGGAGCTTGGTGGAATGGAAAATTAGTGAGTTTTGACAATACAATAACAAGGGCATACTACTCAAGGAAGACGGTCAAGAAATGACTGAGACTATTCCATGATTTTTTTCTAAATGCATTTTGATGGGACTTTGTATTAGGTTGCAATGGTGTAATAAGCAATATTACGGGCTGGCTTGCGCTAAAATAAATTGCTAAAAAGTTGTTAATACTTTTTTAGTGGGTGAATGGTTAAAAAACTAAAAAATAATGCAAAAAAGCTTGAGTTTGCGCAGGTGTTTTCTGTACCCTTAAGCTAAGTGAAAATTGGAGAAGGTTAAGAATGAAGAATTTTTTGTTTCGGCTGTATCTGCGTCTAATGAAGCTAGGCGCGAGTTTGACGAAAATCAATCAAAAGCACCTAGTGATTTTGAATGGTGCGGGGAGATCGGGCTCCAATGGTTACCTTTTTGCTAAGTACATGAGGGCTAACCATCCCGAATACGATGTGACTGTGGTTGAACCATGGCCATCATCACATTTATCATTTAAGACCTGGCGCAAAATTGGCCGGGCCAAGTTTGTCTTGACTACTCATTCTCCCTTTAAGGTCCATGCTAAGCAGGTTAATATCCAATTTTGGCACGGCATTCCGCTCAAACGGATGGGCATCATGGCCAATAATACTACTAGTAGAGCCGATTGGCGCAATGCCAAGTTATGGCAAAAGAATACTGACCTTGTTTGCTCCAGCTCTGACCTCTATGAAACCCTGATGAGTGCTTGTACTGCGGTAGAGGCAGCTAAGTATCATAAAGTAGGTTTTCCCCGTCTTGATGCACTATCAAGGCCGGTAATTTCTAAGGATCAATTACTGCAAGACTTGTTTAAGCAAAGGGATGAACAAGCGCAAATCGTTATTTACATGCCAACTTTTCGCTATGAGCTGGCCGACCAGGAAGTTATGGCGCAAATTAGTGCAGGTAACTTTTTAACCCTACCGGATTTTGCTGCAGCGCGCTTGAATGAATCACTTAGAATTAACCACCAGTACCTAATTGTTAAGCTGCATCCCTATGAGCTGAGTCTAATCGGTGACTTGAACAGTCACTTTTCCAATATTAGTTTTCTTAATAATGACTACTTAACTGAACACGATGCCGATCTTTATGAACTCTTGGGCAGTACGGATAGCCTGATTACCGACTTTTCCTCGGTTTACTTCGACTACTTGAACTTGGACAAACCAATCATCTTTGTGACTAACTACCTAAAGCAATATGAGCAGGAGCGGGGGCTACTGCTTGGCCCGTATGATCGCGTTGTCCCCGGTTCCTGTGTTAAAACGCAGGCTGAATTGGTGCATGCCCTGGCTGCACCAGATAAGTACCAAACCCAGCGCAAGTACTGGCTAGACCTGACCAATCAAGTTCATAGTGATTCGTACTGCGCTGATATCTTTAATTTGATGATACAAAAAGGTGAAGAGGATAAACTGTGAAAAAAACATTTTTGAATATTTTATATAATGCGGTTTACCAAATTTTCCTTGTCTTAGTGCCACTGATCACGGTACCCTACCTGTCGAGAATTCTAGGGCCAAAAACATACGGGGTCTACAGTAATGTGAACAATATTGTCCAATTCTTAATGATCTTTTGTACATTATCAGTTTCTTATATCGGTATGCGGACAATTTCGCAGACGCGCGCTTTTGGCAATAAGGCCGACCTTACCGAAGCGTTTTGGGGTTTATGGTATTTCCAAGCAATCGCTGGTGCAGTGACTATTGTGCTTTTGGTAGTCGTTACTAGTTTTTTTCATCTCAAGTACGGCCCCTACCTGTTGCTCATGGTGCCCTACCTAATTTCAGCTCAGGTTGACATTTCTTGGTTTTTTCAGGGCCTTGCGGCCTTTGGCCGGGTGGTAGCAAAGAACACGGCAGTTAAACTTGTTTCCGTTATCCTGATTTTACTTTGGGTGAAAGAACCTGGTGACCTCTGGAAGTATATGCTGATTATGTCGGTGTCGACGATGTTGGGATCATTTGTCTTTTGGCTCGATATTCGCCGTTATGTTGGTCGGCCAGTGGGGCATTTTTACCAGTATCAAACGACGGTGCGAGCAATTATTACCTTGCTGGTTCCGCAGATTGCTACCCAGATTTATACCTCACTCGATAAACCACTTTTGGGCCTTTTTCAGAACTCAACGCAGGTGGCCTTTTATGACAATTCGCAGCGTATTTCTAACATGGTTCTGGGGATCATTACCAGTATTTCACTGGTGATTATGCCTAAGATGGCCGGTGAAGGACAAGGCAAGCAGAAGGTGATCTTAAAAAAATCGCTGGAAGCGACGGTCATGCTGGGAACGATCTTTGCAGTCATCATCATGGCCAATACCAAGGAATTTGTCCCCTTTTTCTTTGGCCATAAGTTTATTCCGATGACGCCGTTGATGTTTTTCTTCACCTTGACCATTATTATGATTCCAATGGGCGGTGTTTTTGCCAATCAGTTTGCCTTGGCCAATCACCGAGATCGTGATTATGCTATTCCGGTAATTGTTGGTGCAATCCTTGAATTGGTGCTAAGCTACTTCCTTGACCGCTGGTACGGCGCCACAGGAGCTATGGTGGCCATTCTACTAACGGAATTCATTGTGCTCCTTTTGCGGCTCTGGATTGTGCGTGATGGTTATGATTTCAAATATTCCTTCCGTGAAATTCCCAAATATTTGCTGATTGCGGTAATTGTCTTAGCTGTTGGGATGGTACTACCGCAGCTGGTTTCGTCCGCCTTTCTGAATATGACCCTAAAGTCCATCATTATGTTTGTTTTGTATATTTTACTGATGTTTATGATGAAGCTTGACTTTAATGAAGATATAATGATGTTACTTAAACGTTTTTTTACACGAGGCTAAAATGATTCCCAAAATTATCCATTACGTTTGGGTTGGGGGTAACCCTAAACCCAAGAACATTCAACGTTGCATGAAAACCTGGAGTAAGCACCTGCAAGACTACCAAATTATTGAGTGGAACGAGCAGAACTTTAATATTCACGAAAATCCCTACATTGAACAAGCCTACCAGGAGCAAAAATGGGCCTTTGTGTCAGATTATATTCGGGCCAAGGCAGTTTATGAGCAGGGCGGCATTTACCTGGACACCGATGTATTGGTTTTGGATGATTTGACAAGCCTATTGGCTGATCGCGCGTTTGTTGGTTTTGAAAATAAAGCTAATCCCTTTACTGCTGTTTTTGGTGCGGAAAAAGGACATCCGCTGGTTAAGGACATGTTGTCCTACTATGATAACCGTGATTTTACCTTTGACACCAAAGATCAACTAGCAGGAGTCAACACGCTTTCCGTTTCGGACATCCTTAAAGACAAGTATGGCGCCAAGCCAACTAACCAGGAACAGCTATTGCCAACGGGTATTCATGTCTATCCTGACGGAATCTTGTGCAATCCCTCTGCTGCTTCTAAGACGATCCACGTGTTTACTGGTACCTGGATGGAGGGCGCTAAGCCTTTTAAGCGCAAGCTGGTGACGGCGCTAAAGGTCAGAATCAGAAGTAAAGCTGCTGCGGGACTTTACGCTAAATTAATCAGATAAGATGACTGAGCAAGAGTTACAAAAATTGGTAGAGCAGATATCCCTTACTTACTTTGGTCGTCCCTTTAAGCATCGCGTAAAAATTAACCGCCGCTTAACCACCACTGGGGGCCGTTACCACTTAGAAGACCATCATCTTGAGATTAATGCGCATTTTTTAGTAAAGCAGTATCAAAGTGAACTAGTGGGAATTATTAAGCATGAATTGGTACACTACCATCTCCACTTAGCTCAACGAGGATACCGCCACCGTGATCGGGATTTTTCCAGGCTGCTTAAGCGGGTAAACGGTTCGCGTTATGCCCCGGACATTGGTTTGAGTCGCAAGCAATCGCCGCGTTATTGCTACACTTGCCAAAAGTGTGGCCAAAGCTATCAGCGGGTGCGGCGAATCAACGTTTTTAAGTATGCTTGCGGAAGGTGTGGCGGTCGCCTGAGTGTTGTTAATCAGCGGTAAAGCCAAGTGAGAGGTGAGGAATTATCGGGGTGGCCTAGCAGCTACTTTGTTTGACAAGTGATTAGTAAGCAAGTTATAATTCAAGTATAAAATTTAGGTACCTAACTATTTTTTGAAAAGGAGTTATCTCATGAGTCAAACAAGCGATAAATTAATGAAGCAACTAAGTTTTGTCATGCGGGCCAGTCGCTACTTTATGTTCGAAAATAAGCAGCCAATTTCAGGGCAAAAGCGGGTGTTAGCTGTACTCAAGTTGGGCGATGGCTTAACCCAGAATTACTTAGCAGAAATCCTGGCCTTAAGACCGGGATCGCTAGCTGAATTATTGAAAAAACTGGAACTAAAGGGTGATATCAGACGTGAAACTGATGACCAAGATAAGCGGGTAAAACGGGTATATTTGACTGAGGCCGGCAAGAAAGAGGCTAGTCTGCTTGATCAGGAGCAAAAAGAGTATGATACGGCAACTTTTTTTGCCGGGTTGAACGAGGATGAACAAGCAGAATTGAGTAAGTCGTTGGAAAAGATTTCTAATGGTTGGGATGAAGGCTTCCGTAAACAAACGCAAAGGTTTGTTGATCCGACTTACCGGATGAAAGCACTGGCTAAGTGGCACAAATTTTCTGACCAGCAAGATTATCGCACTGCGGATATGCAGGATATGCGGCGTAAAATGAGGGCGTGGCGGCACGAGTTTAAACGAGAAGATTTTCCTGAAAATCACCATAAATGTGCTAAAATACGTCAATATGACCAAGACTTTTGGCAAAAGTTTTGGGATAATAAGAACGAAGAAAGTTGATTAAGAAAAAGTGCAAAAAGTTTTTCAGCTTATGAAAAGCTTTTTGTTTGGATCAAAGTACTAGAAAGGCTACCTTCATGACGGTTAAACCACGTAAAAATAAGAATAAGACAGTTAAGCTACGGGATTTTTTTCACCTGTTGAGCGGATTACAGCTGAAAAAGTCACTATTTGTACTTGGTCTATTCCTCAGCTTGATTACCAGTGCAGCTAACTTAGCGCTGCCCCTACTAAC encodes the following:
- a CDS encoding oligosaccharide flippase family protein, translated to MKKTFLNILYNAVYQIFLVLVPLITVPYLSRILGPKTYGVYSNVNNIVQFLMIFCTLSVSYIGMRTISQTRAFGNKADLTEAFWGLWYFQAIAGAVTIVLLVVVTSFFHLKYGPYLLLMVPYLISAQVDISWFFQGLAAFGRVVAKNTAVKLVSVILILLWVKEPGDLWKYMLIMSVSTMLGSFVFWLDIRRYVGRPVGHFYQYQTTVRAIITLLVPQIATQIYTSLDKPLLGLFQNSTQVAFYDNSQRISNMVLGIITSISLVIMPKMAGEGQGKQKVILKKSLEATVMLGTIFAVIIMANTKEFVPFFFGHKFIPMTPLMFFFTLTIIMIPMGGVFANQFALANHRDRDYAIPVIVGAILELVLSYFLDRWYGATGAMVAILLTEFIVLLLRLWIVRDGYDFKYSFREIPKYLLIAVIVLAVGMVLPQLVSSAFLNMTLKSIIMFVLYILLMFMMKLDFNEDIMMLLKRFFTRG
- a CDS encoding glycosyltransferase family 32 protein is translated as MIPKIIHYVWVGGNPKPKNIQRCMKTWSKHLQDYQIIEWNEQNFNIHENPYIEQAYQEQKWAFVSDYIRAKAVYEQGGIYLDTDVLVLDDLTSLLADRAFVGFENKANPFTAVFGAEKGHPLVKDMLSYYDNRDFTFDTKDQLAGVNTLSVSDILKDKYGAKPTNQEQLLPTGIHVYPDGILCNPSAASKTIHVFTGTWMEGAKPFKRKLVTALKVRIRSKAAAGLYAKLIR
- a CDS encoding SprT family protein — its product is MTEQELQKLVEQISLTYFGRPFKHRVKINRRLTTTGGRYHLEDHHLEINAHFLVKQYQSELVGIIKHELVHYHLHLAQRGYRHRDRDFSRLLKRVNGSRYAPDIGLSRKQSPRYCYTCQKCGQSYQRVRRINVFKYACGRCGGRLSVVNQR
- a CDS encoding MarR family winged helix-turn-helix transcriptional regulator, yielding MSQTSDKLMKQLSFVMRASRYFMFENKQPISGQKRVLAVLKLGDGLTQNYLAEILALRPGSLAELLKKLELKGDIRRETDDQDKRVKRVYLTEAGKKEASLLDQEQKEYDTATFFAGLNEDEQAELSKSLEKISNGWDEGFRKQTQRFVDPTYRMKALAKWHKFSDQQDYRTADMQDMRRKMRAWRHEFKREDFPENHHKCAKIRQYDQDFWQKFWDNKNEES